One segment of Candidatus Hydrogenedentota bacterium DNA contains the following:
- a CDS encoding YncE family protein, which translates to MKTVLFAALACLTCAHGQLMISGNENKVDLTKGTPKFIPGAPPDSISILDFASFPPSVRHVTGVSNSVIGPPSNVAVAPDESIALVADSIQQDPADTSKYVPASRIYVLDLQSDPPSVIQEIEGGKQPSGLSITRDGRFALVANRAGGTVSLLSIEGKTVTLRQTIELCKPEDNVADVAISPDGKLALASVCNGGYLAMLHLHEGMVTSDKRKLSTCGKPYRVAITPDGTLGVTAGSGQGIPDTDAITVVDLTQEPPRTTDYIPIGGGPESLEVSPDGTLIAAVLIGGSNLPKGEPFHEDGGKLIILARRGKTFEVVQILATGPIPEGVAFTQDGKHIVVGCHPVRKLWVYDVDGETVRDSKVRIDVPGMPSSLRTAERPVAK; encoded by the coding sequence ATGAAGACGGTCCTGTTCGCGGCGTTGGCGTGCCTTACGTGCGCCCACGGTCAGTTGATGATCTCCGGAAACGAAAACAAGGTGGACCTGACCAAGGGCACCCCAAAATTCATTCCCGGCGCGCCGCCCGACTCGATTTCCATTCTCGATTTCGCGTCTTTTCCCCCTTCGGTGCGTCATGTGACCGGGGTCAGCAACAGCGTCATCGGGCCCCCGTCAAATGTCGCCGTCGCGCCGGACGAATCCATAGCGCTGGTCGCGGACTCGATTCAGCAGGACCCTGCCGACACATCGAAATACGTGCCCGCCAGCCGCATCTATGTGCTTGATTTGCAGTCGGATCCGCCGTCTGTCATCCAGGAGATCGAGGGCGGAAAGCAGCCGTCCGGCCTGTCCATTACTCGCGATGGCCGTTTTGCCCTTGTCGCCAATCGTGCGGGAGGAACCGTTTCACTGCTCAGTATCGAGGGCAAAACCGTCACCCTGAGGCAAACCATCGAGTTGTGTAAACCGGAGGACAACGTCGCGGACGTCGCGATTAGTCCTGACGGCAAGTTGGCCCTCGCAAGTGTGTGCAATGGCGGATATCTGGCGATGCTTCACCTCCACGAGGGTATGGTGACCTCGGACAAGCGAAAGCTGTCCACCTGCGGAAAGCCGTACCGCGTCGCTATCACGCCGGACGGCACGCTCGGAGTCACCGCGGGTTCGGGCCAGGGAATCCCGGATACAGACGCGATTACCGTCGTTGACCTGACGCAGGAGCCGCCGCGGACGACCGACTACATCCCGATTGGCGGGGGGCCGGAGTCCCTCGAGGTCAGCCCGGACGGCACGCTGATAGCCGCTGTACTCATTGGCGGCAGCAACCTTCCGAAGGGCGAGCCGTTTCACGAGGACGGCGGTAAGCTGATCATCCTTGCGCGGCGCGGCAAGACATTTGAAGTAGTCCAGATACTCGCCACCGGCCCAATACCCGAAGGTGTCGCGTTCACACAAGACGGCAAACATATCGTTGTCGGCTGCCACCCCGTGCGAAAACTGTGGGTGTACGACGTTGACGGCGAAACAGTCCGCGATTCCAAAGTCCGTATTGACGTCCCTGGTATGCCGTCGTCGCTGCGGACTGCCGAACGCCCGGTCGCAAAATGA